In a genomic window of Flavobacterium lipolyticum:
- a CDS encoding Gfo/Idh/MocA family protein yields the protein MQKIKTALLSYGMSGKVFHAPFLDIHPGFELLGSWERSKKLIQQDYPAVKSYASIEDLLADDVDLVIVNTPVGTHYEYAKQVLLSGKHAVVEKAFTTTAAEAQELDTIAKEKGLKLAVFQNRRWDSDFKTVQKVINDRVLGDLIEAEFHFDRYNPLLSPKAHKETVNDGAGILKDLGPHLIDQAVCLFGSPNAVFGDIRFTRSNTLVDDWIDLLLIYENFRVRLKAGFFVREANPAYVLHGKKGSFLKPRGDVQEDDLKLSKKPNLESWGTESEALQGLLHTEIEGEVIREKIPTLQGNYFSFFDGVYEAIVKNEKEPVTAQDGVKVMQIIEAAIASHTQQKVINLS from the coding sequence ATGCAAAAAATAAAAACAGCACTATTATCATACGGAATGTCAGGGAAGGTATTTCATGCTCCATTTTTAGACATACACCCAGGGTTTGAATTATTGGGCTCCTGGGAAAGAAGCAAAAAACTCATTCAGCAGGACTATCCGGCTGTAAAAAGTTATGCTTCGATTGAGGATTTATTGGCGGATGACGTTGATCTGGTGATTGTAAACACCCCAGTGGGAACGCATTATGAGTATGCAAAACAAGTGCTTTTGAGCGGAAAACATGCTGTAGTTGAAAAAGCTTTTACCACAACAGCAGCCGAAGCTCAGGAACTGGATACAATTGCAAAAGAAAAAGGACTGAAATTGGCCGTTTTTCAAAACAGAAGATGGGATAGTGATTTTAAAACGGTTCAAAAAGTAATCAATGATCGGGTTTTAGGAGATTTGATCGAAGCTGAATTTCATTTTGACAGATACAATCCGTTATTAAGTCCTAAAGCACATAAAGAAACTGTAAATGATGGTGCCGGAATCCTGAAAGACTTAGGTCCTCATTTAATTGATCAGGCCGTTTGTTTGTTTGGTTCTCCAAATGCAGTTTTTGGAGACATTCGTTTTACCAGATCAAATACTTTGGTGGACGACTGGATTGATTTATTGCTGATTTACGAAAATTTCAGAGTTCGCTTGAAAGCCGGTTTTTTTGTGAGAGAAGCCAATCCTGCTTATGTGCTTCACGGTAAAAAAGGATCATTTTTAAAACCTCGTGGAGATGTTCAGGAAGATGATTTAAAATTGAGTAAAAAACCAAATCTGGAATCTTGGGGAACAGAATCAGAAGCCTTGCAAGGCCTTTTACACACGGAAATTGAGGGAGAAGTAATCAGGGAAAAAATCCCAACGCTTCAGGGCAATTATTTTTCCTTCTTTGATGGTGTTTATGAGGCTATCGTAAAGAATGAAAAAGAACCGGTTACCGCACAGGACGGAGTAAAAGTAATGCAGATTATCGAAGCGGCAATTGCAAGTCATACGCAGCAAAAAGTAATTAATTTATCGTGA